The following proteins are encoded in a genomic region of Methylobacterium tardum:
- the hpnD gene encoding presqualene diphosphate synthase HpnD — protein MSATATPAPAEPGAAPALPAAGSSFYTAMRLLPKERREAMYAVYAFCRAVDDVADDGGTRAVRQVELDRWRADIDALYAGRPAPRVRDLAEPVRRFGLKREDFQAVIDGMAMDAVEDIVAPDADTLDLYCDRVASAVGRLSVRIFGMPEADGIRLAWHQGRALQLTNILRDIDEDAERGRLYLPREKLQAIGLNEPSPVEAISHPRIGEVCLSLAREAEEHYQATWEIIRRSPRKATKAARLMAAAYHLYLKAVLARGWAMPRARVKPGKLALLGVVLRHGLI, from the coding sequence GTGAGCGCCACCGCGACCCCCGCGCCCGCCGAGCCGGGCGCCGCCCCGGCGCTCCCGGCCGCCGGCTCCTCCTTCTACACGGCCATGCGCCTGCTGCCGAAGGAGCGGCGGGAGGCGATGTACGCCGTCTACGCCTTCTGCCGCGCCGTCGACGACGTCGCCGACGATGGCGGCACCCGCGCGGTCCGGCAGGTCGAGCTCGACCGCTGGCGCGCCGACATCGACGCGCTCTACGCCGGCCGTCCGGCACCGCGGGTCCGCGACCTCGCCGAGCCCGTGCGCCGCTTCGGCCTGAAGCGCGAGGATTTCCAGGCGGTCATCGACGGCATGGCCATGGATGCCGTGGAAGACATCGTCGCCCCCGACGCCGACACCCTCGACCTCTACTGCGACCGGGTCGCGAGCGCGGTCGGCCGGCTGTCGGTGCGGATCTTCGGCATGCCGGAGGCGGACGGCATCCGGCTGGCTTGGCACCAGGGCCGGGCGCTGCAGCTCACCAACATCCTCCGGGACATCGACGAGGATGCCGAGCGCGGCCGCCTCTACCTGCCCCGCGAGAAGCTCCAGGCGATAGGGCTCAACGAACCGTCCCCGGTCGAGGCGATCAGCCACCCGCGCATCGGCGAGGTCTGCCTCTCCCTCGCGCGCGAGGCCGAGGAGCATTACCAGGCCACCTGGGAGATCATCCGGCGCAGCCCGCGCAAGGCGACCAAGGCCGCGCGCCTGATGGCCGCCGCCTACCACCTGTATCTCAAGGCGGTTCTCGCACGCGGCTGGGCGATGCCCCGCGCCCGGGTCAAGCCCGGCAAGCTGGCGCTCCTCGGCGTCGTCCTCCGGCATGGCCTGATCTGA
- the hpnC gene encoding squalene synthase HpnC: MSSLDSATATRSGKGHRDENFPVASHLIHPRHRGAILAFYNFVRAGDDVADHAALSPERKIELLDRLADSLTGAGPSDPEAEPLKRELAARALPPRHALELLDAFRMDARKNRYANWDELIHYCRYSAMPVGRFVLDIHGEDPARVWGPSDAICAALQIINHLQDCGKDFAGLDRVYIPQDALDRHGASVAMLGEAKAPPQLRAVIRELAQKCLDLLDEGAVLPDLIDDLRLSLEIAAIHRLAVVLATGLTERDPLSEKVHHGKAAFALTALGGVAATLARRPFRGRIVRAAAQGSRS; this comes from the coding sequence ATGAGCAGCCTCGATTCCGCCACCGCGACGCGCTCCGGCAAGGGCCACCGCGACGAGAACTTCCCCGTCGCCTCGCACCTGATCCATCCCCGCCACCGGGGTGCGATCCTGGCGTTCTACAACTTCGTCCGCGCCGGCGACGACGTCGCCGACCATGCCGCGCTGTCGCCCGAGCGCAAGATCGAGCTTCTCGATCGCCTGGCCGATTCGCTGACCGGTGCCGGCCCGTCCGACCCGGAGGCGGAGCCGCTGAAGCGCGAGCTCGCCGCGCGGGCGCTGCCGCCGCGCCATGCCCTGGAACTGCTCGACGCGTTCCGCATGGACGCGCGCAAGAACCGCTACGCGAACTGGGACGAGCTGATCCATTACTGCCGCTACTCGGCCATGCCGGTGGGACGCTTCGTCCTCGACATCCACGGCGAGGATCCGGCCCGGGTCTGGGGACCGTCCGACGCGATCTGCGCGGCGCTCCAGATCATCAATCACCTGCAGGATTGCGGCAAGGATTTCGCCGGTCTCGACCGGGTCTACATCCCGCAGGACGCCCTCGACCGCCACGGCGCCAGCGTGGCGATGCTCGGCGAGGCCAAGGCGCCGCCGCAGCTTCGGGCCGTGATCCGCGAGCTGGCGCAGAAATGCCTGGACCTCCTCGACGAGGGCGCGGTCCTGCCGGACCTGATCGACGATCTGCGCCTGTCCCTGGAAATCGCCGCGATCCACCGGCTCGCCGTCGTGCTGGCCACGGGCCTGACCGAGCGCGACCCGCTCTCCGAGAAGGTCCATCACGGCAAGGCCGCCTTCGCCCTGACGGCGCTCGGCGGCGTCGCCGCCACCCTGGCCCGCCGGCCCTTCCGGGGTCGGATCGTCCGGGCCGCCGCTCAAGGAAGCCGTTCGTGA
- the hpnA gene encoding hopanoid-associated sugar epimerase produces the protein MAEATTPGSSEVGPVLITGASGFLGSALVDVFRRAGFPVRILVRASSPRRNLTWTDVEIAEGDMRDPAAVAAAMHGQRYLIHAAADYRLWAPDMEEIVRTNRDGTRLMMRAALEAGVERVVYTSSVATIKPPADGVTPSDETMPLTPETAIGAYKRSKVVAERVVEEMVARDGLKAVIVNPSTPIGPRDVKPTPTGRIIQEAALGKMPAFADTGLNLAHVDDVAQGHLLALRNGRIGERYILGGEDVFLSQMLADIAGMVGRKPPTVNLPRAAVYPVAFFAQLAARVTGKQPFATIDGIRMSRYRMFFSDRKARAELGYTARPYREGLSDAITWFREAGYLA, from the coding sequence ATGGCAGAGGCCACAACCCCCGGCTCTTCCGAGGTCGGACCCGTGCTGATCACCGGCGCGAGCGGCTTTCTCGGATCCGCCCTGGTCGACGTGTTCCGCCGGGCCGGCTTCCCGGTGCGCATCCTCGTGCGCGCCTCAAGCCCGCGCCGGAACCTCACCTGGACCGACGTGGAGATCGCCGAGGGCGACATGCGCGACCCGGCCGCCGTGGCGGCGGCGATGCACGGCCAGCGCTACCTGATCCACGCCGCGGCCGATTACCGGCTCTGGGCGCCGGACATGGAGGAGATCGTCCGCACCAACCGCGACGGCACGCGCCTGATGATGCGCGCGGCCCTCGAGGCCGGCGTCGAGCGGGTCGTCTACACGTCGAGCGTCGCGACGATCAAACCGCCGGCCGACGGCGTGACGCCCTCCGACGAGACCATGCCGCTGACGCCTGAGACCGCGATCGGCGCCTATAAGCGCAGCAAGGTCGTGGCCGAGCGCGTGGTCGAGGAGATGGTCGCCCGGGACGGGCTGAAGGCGGTGATCGTCAACCCGTCGACGCCGATCGGCCCCCGCGACGTCAAGCCGACGCCGACCGGGCGGATCATCCAAGAGGCGGCGCTCGGCAAGATGCCCGCCTTCGCCGATACCGGGCTCAACCTCGCCCATGTCGACGACGTGGCCCAGGGTCACCTGCTGGCGCTCCGCAACGGGCGGATCGGCGAGCGCTACATCCTTGGCGGCGAGGATGTGTTCCTGTCGCAGATGCTCGCCGATATCGCCGGCATGGTCGGCCGCAAGCCGCCGACCGTGAACCTGCCCCGGGCTGCCGTCTACCCGGTGGCGTTCTTCGCGCAGCTCGCCGCCCGGGTCACCGGCAAGCAGCCCTTCGCGACGATCGACGGGATCCGCATGTCGCGCTACCGGATGTTCTTCTCGGACAGGAAGGCGCGCGCCGAGCTGGGCTACACGGCCCGGCCCTATCGCGAGGGGCTGTCCGACGCGATCACGTGGTTCCGCGAAGCGGGGTACCTCGCATGA